The Pseudomonadota bacterium genome includes the window AAATTGCGAAAATTGTAGATTTCTATGTTGTAGTTATTGATGACAGGGAGGAATTTGCAAACAGGGAAAAGTTTCCTGAGGCAGATGAGATCATTGTTGAAGATTTTCATACAATGTTCGAAAAATTGAAATTTACAGGACAGGAATTTGTCACGATTGTTACAAGAGGGCATAAATATGATGCGGATGTTCTTGCTGAAGCGTTAAAAAAACCTTTAAAATATACGGGAATGATTGGCAGTAAAAGGAAAGTAAAGATTGTTTTTGACTTTATGAGGGAATCAGGTTTCAGTGAAGAAGCAATTGGAAAGGTGTATGCTCCTATCGGTCTTTCCATAGGTGCAGAAACGCCGCAAGAGATTGCCGTCAGTATAGTAGCCGAGCTTATTAAAATAAGGGGAGAACATTAAAGGTTTGACAGAGAAAATCTTGATTGACGAAGATAAGGATATTTTTGAAGAGGCAGCAGGAGATGAAATCTTGATTGACGAAGATAAGGACGTTTTTGAAGAAGCTGCAGTAGATGAAATCTTGATTGACGAAGATAAGGACGTTTTAGAAGAAGTAGTGGAAAAAGGTCTCCCCATACCCTTTGACCCACTTAAAAAATATCTTGCAGAGGTATCAAGATACCCTGTTTTGTCAAGAAATGAGGAATTGGAAATTGCAGTAAAGATACATAATGACAAGGACAGGGATGCTGCGCAAAAGCTTGTTATCTCCAACCTCAAGCTTGTTGTAAAGATTTCCCTTGAATATTACAATACCTATCTCAACATTCTCGATCTTATCCAGGAAGGTAATGTGGGGCTCCTTCATGCAGTGAAAAAGTATAACCCGTATAAGGGTACAAAATTTTCAACATATGCTTCCTTCTGGATTAGAGCCTACATACTGAAATATATCATGGATTCATGGAGCCTTGTAAAAATTGGCACTACGCAGAGCCAGAGGAAGCTTTTTTATAGACTGAATAAGGAAAAACAGAAGCTTGAAGCCTTAGGTATATTTCCAGCCCCCCAACTCCTTGCAAGCACCCTTGATGTAAAAGAAGAAGAAGTCGAGGATATGCAAAAAAGGTTGTTTTATTCGGACATTTCTCTTGAAACTCCCCTTGGCGATGAGAGCGATGATACCATTCTGGATATGATAAAATCTGATGGCAATGTCGAGGAAATTGTTGCGAATAAGGAAAAAAATGAAATTTTGTCAATAAAAGTTGCTGAATTCAAGAAGACCTTAAACAATAAAGAGATATTTATTTTTGATAACCGAATTATGACAGATGAACCTCTTACATTACAGGATATAGGCACTAAATTCGATATATCACGGGAAAGGGTCAGGCAGATTGAAAACAAAGTGCTGAAAAAGTTTAAAGAGCAATTTAAGGGCGAATTGAAAAAGCTTGATTTCTGATTCCTAAAGCATAATAAATACTGATATTACAATGTGTTGTAATAAATATAGCATATATTACATTAGATAAGTTAGATAATATATTGTTAATATATGATAAAAAAATACTGTCAATAGCGGCTTCCAGAACATAGCATGATTCAGATTTTCTGTCTAATCTGAATTTATCACGGATATCATTGGCAAACCGACAAAGATACTTATCCTGATTGAGAACATGGGTTTATTTTTTAATATATATTTACTTAATAGGAGGAGCATGAGATGTCCTCTATGCAACCAAGCTTCTTGCCAGGCTTCTTTCTTATCTCTGAACCCATACACTTCTTGCAATATGGACTCAAGCTGAAATATGTATATTATGAAAGTAAGTGAAAAGAAGGTGGCTTTTAAAAAAATGGCGGAGGGAGTAGGATTCGAACCCACGGGGCGCTTGCACGCCCAACGGTTTTCAAGACCGCCGCTTTCGGCCGCTCAGCCATCCCTCCGGTCTAATCAATATTAAATATCATTTTTGAGTGATGATTTAAAGATATTTTAATGGTTAAAACGTATAATCAATACTCAAAACCTTTGTTACCACTTAATAAGGCTGCTGCCCCATGTAAGGCCACCGCCGAAGGCTGTCAGAAGAACAAGTTTGTCCTTCACTATTGTATTGTTTCTGACAGCTTCATCAAGGGCAATCGGTACTGTAGCGGATGAAATATTCCCGTATTTCTGTATAGTCAGATATACTTTGTCCATAGGTACCTTCAATTTTTTTGCCATAGCCTGGAGAATCCGGATATTTGCCTGATGCGGTATAATAACATCAACGTCATCTATCGTATAGCCGTTTGTTCCGGCAGCTTCTTCACATGCTTCAGCAAATCTTCCCACAGCTACCTTGAATGATTTATTCGCTTCAATCATCTTCAAAAAATGCAGCCCCTTATCAACACTTTCATGAGATATAGGGGTGGTCATGGAACCGCCGCCAGGCATTAAAAGTGTGTCGCCGCTTGCTCCATCGGTATGGATGTGTGTTGAAAGAATTTTAGCTCCCGAATCAGATTCTGTTATGACTGCTGCGCCTGATCCGTCACCCCAGAGAATACAACTTTCCCTCTCCTTCCAGTTTATCACTCTGCTCATGATTTCGCCTGCAACTACAAGGGCGGTTTTGTTTGTGCCCGATCTGACAAGTGTTTCAGCGACATGCAGGGCAAAAATAAAACCTGAACATGCAGCCGTTATGTCGAAAGATACGGCATTTTTGCATCCCAATTTGGCTTCGAGCCAGTTTGCCCCTGCAGGGCAATGCGTATCCGGCGTAATAGTGCCGAGGATAATCAAATCAATATCATCCGGCTTTACTCCAGCCACTTCCATAGCTCTTTCGCAGGCAATTTTGCACAAATCGGAAACTGCCTGGTTTTCTTTTGCAATCCTTCTTTCTTTTATACCTGTCCTTGAATAGATCCATTCGTCGGATGTGTCCAGGAATTTCTCAAAATCACAGTTTGCCATAATATGTTCAGGAACATATGAGCCTGTTCCTATAATACTGATTTTCTTCATTCAGAACCCCTATTTGTTAATATGGTGTAAGTTAAATGCAAATATAATTGAGTTTTAAGTATAAATAGAACAATAAAGGGCAAATAAAGTCAAGGAAAAGATACCTGTATCAATCAACCGTTATTTTCTTTAAACTCCCGATCCTTTTATGATATTTTATCTCAATGTTTGGTATAGGTTTCCCAGAACTTATCGTAATTATGATTGTAGCCCTTCTTGTAGTGGGTCCTGCAAAGCTTCCGGAGCTTGCCAGGTCAATCGGCAAGGCTCTCCTGGAATTCAGACGCATGGCTGATGAAGTTAAGGAAACGATAAATGAAGAGGTTATAAAAGAGGAAGAACCGAAAGAAGAAACCAGAAAGAATGAATTGCTCAGTAAAAAAGATACTCAAACTGAGGGGGAAAATAAACAGCACGATACGCAGCATGAACTGCATAATGAAGTATTAACGGAAAAAGAAAAATCCATTACGCATCACCTAAAGGGCTGACAGTAATGGCGGGCGGAACCGGGATAGATGAAAAACAGCCCTTTATTTCACATCTAATTGAATTACGCAACAGGATTCTCATTTGTGCTGCTGCTGTCGGCATAGCTTTTATTTTCACTTTTTATTTCAAAGAAAAAATATTTGATTTCCTTATGCAGCCCTTTATCAAGGTAATGCCCGAAAAAAGCTCTTTTATATTTACTTATGTTACAGAGGCATTTATTACTTATGTTAAGATATCGATTGTTGCCGCAGTTTTTGTGACATTTCCGGTAATCCTCTATGAATTCT containing:
- a CDS encoding RNA polymerase factor sigma-32, which gives rise to MTEKILIDEDKDIFEEAAGDEILIDEDKDVFEEAAVDEILIDEDKDVLEEVVEKGLPIPFDPLKKYLAEVSRYPVLSRNEELEIAVKIHNDKDRDAAQKLVISNLKLVVKISLEYYNTYLNILDLIQEGNVGLLHAVKKYNPYKGTKFSTYASFWIRAYILKYIMDSWSLVKIGTTQSQRKLFYRLNKEKQKLEALGIFPAPQLLASTLDVKEEEVEDMQKRLFYSDISLETPLGDESDDTILDMIKSDGNVEEIVANKEKNEILSIKVAEFKKTLNNKEIFIFDNRIMTDEPLTLQDIGTKFDISRERVRQIENKVLKKFKEQFKGELKKLDF
- a CDS encoding ketoacyl-ACP synthase III, which encodes MKKISIIGTGSYVPEHIMANCDFEKFLDTSDEWIYSRTGIKERRIAKENQAVSDLCKIACERAMEVAGVKPDDIDLIILGTITPDTHCPAGANWLEAKLGCKNAVSFDITAACSGFIFALHVAETLVRSGTNKTALVVAGEIMSRVINWKERESCILWGDGSGAAVITESDSGAKILSTHIHTDGASGDTLLMPGGGSMTTPISHESVDKGLHFLKMIEANKSFKVAVGRFAEACEEAAGTNGYTIDDVDVIIPHQANIRILQAMAKKLKVPMDKVYLTIQKYGNISSATVPIALDEAVRNNTIVKDKLVLLTAFGGGLTWGSSLIKW
- the tatB gene encoding Sec-independent protein translocase protein TatB, whose protein sequence is MFGIGFPELIVIMIVALLVVGPAKLPELARSIGKALLEFRRMADEVKETINEEVIKEEEPKEETRKNELLSKKDTQTEGENKQHDTQHELHNEVLTEKEKSITHHLKG